The Arachis hypogaea cultivar Tifrunner chromosome 19, arahy.Tifrunner.gnm2.J5K5, whole genome shotgun sequence genome has a window encoding:
- the LOC140182371 gene encoding putative disease resistance protein RGA1, with amino-acid sequence MVTCSMTKKSIKMFKQVLHDSNDLLDDVFIEDLCHKANGASRIMSKVCGFYSISHNPIVFRAKLAHKIENIWRDFNSVAEDMSKLNLNRSLVILKQDESAWRETSSFVLHSEIIGREENKSDIVNSLKQTHPDQSVSLVVIIGMGV; translated from the coding sequence ATGGTGACTTGCTCGATGACAAAGAAGTCCATCAAAATGTTCAAACAAGTCCTCCATGATTCTAATGACTTGCTTGATGATGTGTTCATCGAAGACTTGTGCCACAAAGCTAATGGTGCCAGTAGAATAATGAGTAAGGTGTGTGGTTTCTATAGCATATCTCATAATCCAATTGTTTTTCGTGCTAAGTTAGCCCATAAGATTGAAAATATTTGGAGGGACTTTAATTCTGTTGCTGAAGATATGTCTAAGTTGAATCTGAATCGGAGTCTGGTAATACTTAAGCAAGATGAGAGTGCTTGGAGGGAAACAAGTTCTTTTGTTTTGCATTCAGAGATAATTGGGAGGGAAGAGAATAAGAGTGACATTGTTAACTCGCTGAAGCAAACCCATCCAGATCAGAGTGTTTCTTTGGTTGTTATTATTGGTATGGGGGTTTAG